AAGCCTCGCAAGGTGTGGCTTCTGCTGAAGACCCTGGTGGGGATGAAGGTGCGCGGGCAGGTGTAGGGGATGCGGCCCGAAACCCAACGCTTATGGGAGCAGGCCCAGGAGGATGTGGTAACCGCCCGTCGGTTACTGGAGGTGGAGCGCTATTACGCTTCGGTCTTTTTCGCCCAGCAGGCCGCCGAGAAAGCCCCGCAAGCCTGCTACCAAGCCCGCTTCCAGCGGGCCATCTTCACCCACGATGTGGTGGAACTGGCCGAGGCCCTTTCTGCACCAGCGGAGGTTTTGGACGCGGCACGGGAGCTGACCTCGGACTATGTAACAACCCGCTACCCCAACGCAGCCAACGCCGTGCCTGCCCGACTCTATACCGAGGCATCGGCACGGATGCACCTGGAGATGGCCGAGAGGGTGTTGGCATGGGCACGGCCCCACCTGACATAAAGGGTTTGCAAGAGGCTTTGGCCGCCACGTGTCGGCAGGCGGGGGTGCATCCCCTGAAGGTCATCCTTTTCGGCTCCCGTGCGCGTGGAGATGCCTGGGAGCATAGCGATTGGGATGTGCTGGTGGTGGCTCCCGAGTTCCGGGACATCCCCTTCCCCAATAGGGATGTCCTCCTGCGCCGATACGTGCGCTGGCGTCGGGTAGACCTTTTTTGCTACACCCCCGAGGAGTTTGACACCCTCTCCCAGCAGATAGGGTTGGTGCAGACCGCCGTCACCGAGGGTATGGACATCACGCCAACAAGCTAGGAGACAAGCCTATGGACGCACTT
This genomic window from Dehalococcoidia bacterium contains:
- a CDS encoding HEPN domain-containing protein, yielding MRPETQRLWEQAQEDVVTARRLLEVERYYASVFFAQQAAEKAPQACYQARFQRAIFTHDVVELAEALSAPAEVLDAARELTSDYVTTRYPNAANAVPARLYTEASARMHLEMAERVLAWARPHLT
- a CDS encoding nucleotidyltransferase domain-containing protein gives rise to the protein MGTAPPDIKGLQEALAATCRQAGVHPLKVILFGSRARGDAWEHSDWDVLVVAPEFRDIPFPNRDVLLRRYVRWRRVDLFCYTPEEFDTLSQQIGLVQTAVTEGMDITPTS